A section of the Cutibacterium granulosum genome encodes:
- a CDS encoding NADH-quinone oxidoreductase subunit M yields MSFPILTILALLPLIGGAIVLGVKGRSGRATGLVISIVTAVLGVIAFIAAANGTDVSENYHWIKAIGAWYALSSDGLGMTLVLMTVILVPVVLLAEWNIGEKKPSDGTQTWGANVFSGLALMTEGLAIYCFTAVDVLFFYLIFEASLVPMYFLISGWGGARRRRAAIKFLIYSLAGGLVMLFGVIGVGVHGNSFLLGELVKVNFDGSIGKFLFVAFFIAFAIKAPMVPVHTWLPDAAEQATPGASTLLVGLLDKIGTLGMIRICLGLFPQASQWATPFVLVLAVISVLWGATMAVTSKDLMRLVSYTSVSHFGFMIIGIFAVTTTSLTGSIFYMFNHGFSTAALFLVLGFLVKRRGSAQVDAFGGVQKTAPVLAGMFLFAGLATMSLPGISNFIGEFMVLAGAWSRHPVYVAVATLGMVLGAVYILLTYKRTMTGPLTQATKEHVTTDLTGLEKAALTPLVILLLVFGFFPRPMLHVIEPVAHQTMSIVGVTDPAPAAEEGVK; encoded by the coding sequence ATGAGTTTCCCGATCCTGACGATCCTGGCCCTGCTGCCCCTCATCGGCGGTGCCATCGTCCTTGGTGTCAAGGGCCGCAGCGGACGTGCCACCGGCTTGGTGATCTCAATCGTCACCGCCGTGCTGGGCGTCATCGCGTTCATCGCAGCTGCCAACGGCACCGACGTCTCCGAGAACTACCACTGGATCAAGGCCATCGGTGCCTGGTACGCGCTCAGCTCCGACGGGCTGGGCATGACCCTGGTGCTCATGACGGTGATCCTGGTCCCCGTGGTCCTGCTGGCCGAGTGGAACATTGGTGAGAAGAAGCCCAGCGACGGCACCCAGACCTGGGGAGCCAACGTCTTCTCCGGGCTCGCCCTCATGACCGAGGGATTGGCGATCTACTGCTTCACCGCGGTCGACGTCCTGTTCTTCTACCTCATCTTCGAGGCCTCGCTGGTGCCGATGTACTTCCTCATCTCCGGATGGGGCGGTGCGCGACGCCGCAGGGCAGCCATCAAGTTCCTCATCTACTCCCTGGCTGGCGGTCTCGTCATGCTCTTCGGCGTCATCGGCGTCGGGGTGCACGGCAACAGCTTCCTCCTCGGCGAACTGGTGAAGGTGAACTTCGACGGGTCGATCGGCAAGTTTCTCTTCGTGGCCTTCTTCATCGCCTTCGCGATCAAGGCCCCGATGGTCCCGGTGCACACCTGGCTGCCCGATGCCGCCGAGCAGGCGACGCCCGGTGCCTCCACCCTGCTGGTGGGTCTGCTGGACAAGATCGGCACCCTCGGAATGATCCGCATCTGCCTGGGCCTGTTCCCGCAGGCCTCGCAGTGGGCCACCCCGTTCGTCCTCGTGCTCGCCGTCATCTCGGTGCTCTGGGGTGCGACGATGGCCGTCACCTCCAAGGACCTCATGAGGTTGGTGTCGTACACCTCGGTGAGCCACTTCGGGTTCATGATCATCGGCATCTTCGCCGTGACGACGACCTCGCTCACCGGATCGATCTTCTACATGTTCAACCACGGCTTCTCCACCGCAGCGCTGTTCCTGGTGCTCGGATTCCTGGTGAAGCGTCGTGGATCGGCCCAGGTCGACGCCTTCGGTGGCGTGCAGAAGACGGCCCCCGTGCTCGCCGGAATGTTCCTTTTCGCAGGTTTGGCGACGATGTCCCTGCCCGGTATCTCGAACTTCATCGGCGAGTTCATGGTGTTGGCCGGGGCATGGTCCAGGCATCCGGTGTACGTCGCGGTGGCCACCCTGGGCATGGTGCTCGGTGCGGTCTACATCCTCCTCACCTACAAGAGGACGATGACCGGCCCGCTCACCCAGGCCACCAAGGAGCACGTCACCACGGACCTCACTGGTTTGGAGAAGGCTGCGCTGACACCATTGGTGATCCTGCTGCTGGTCTTCGGTTTCTTCCCACGACCCATGCTGCACGTAATTGAACCCGTGGCCCACCAGACCATGTCGATCGTCGGCGTGACTGATCCGGCTCCGGCTGCTGAGGAGGGTGTGAAGTGA